A single Lactuca sativa cultivar Salinas chromosome 8, Lsat_Salinas_v11, whole genome shotgun sequence DNA region contains:
- the LOC111917107 gene encoding mediator of RNA polymerase II transcription subunit 15a has product MNSGSTGSERAADLYNEPDMDIETWVNELYTDEFRDSLMNLGKIGLLVLLFLKGFCDNVFKSFDDIIINPDYASDQPNMSVNSRSIFGGGSADKSQRGIPEERMTVSSLTPNSSTPTLQTSGHILSPLPTFVSNPASQSSPSHTTQDLPQFTNQNQPLKQQIFEHTAVQQPPTHPSMTQSTIMFGQQKTNQQMASDHLRPCPRPVSTIKKIHLQNLQTPMQQISNTSQVQKRQKQMVVHPLQNFQQNQNQTQQPAVMTPHILMPEGGQHRVHGLLIGSEGQKKPQGHISTALPATAGFSHPNEFSTNENWRECAFRQLSEMKEKYINDLLSMHKRAVHLCSQETNVEIATKYGHAKVFLEKMINFLNIATIDKIPKNRERVYNYMNFIINYLTSFRIKNGGSSPIFDQMINQAPEDHSQSKGSYLQPSGGDMRLPYNLQENLNHGVINLEQNILNFNQQRLHQPVDIQKGNGDMRLQNMPPPNSSQGINLATREAEMMKFNQYFPSRRPEGRITSTLISNDSYQMGSVNPLLTGSFKSTQPTVLGTTQRSNLGPRPSSVNVSTSSMSLLRAATAANFPSRQVNHQPSLVNQSFNSEKMKQPMQKSNHEMITGSNQGQVLSPLAALLQNQFPSQPAPNPIILQPSGQHSVSSWQVNANNVLSPQSIACSPFLLGSSSAPSRREKHHSSSGPASVSNTEGQRQEIPIIAGMFKNQKTMNNKVSDMDHPKTPTASPPMDTTPCTEKAAVSEDSKDPVVHLTETVESLPSKTVGSSMNDITIVEQDHHSVPAYPEPAKPVGGNTEPIFDEELVNLDHLNIGEETAFLFAPENVPQQKVKRKFTSASHSSQDFGDFDSIDQFFSEEWDSDSTVPSMKKKSKIECTNLAISEEIKEINKKLLETSSEMVANYPVEDSNSILEGHEGIKVTLVYRNVCIPDLFRNQAGVTSKMRPEFRIKLLVPLNYPASSPTILKGSHDNVSSEPWPQLYEEMVSKFHCAIRELPEPMSLGDMARKWDACARSVITDFVQGIGGKSFSIKYGSWESSSVSK; this is encoded by the exons ATGAACAGCGGCAGCACTGGCAGCGAACGAGCTGCTGATCTGTACAATGAGCCAGACATGGATATCGAAACTTGGGTTAACGAACTCTATACTGATGAGTTTCGAGATTCTTTGATGAATCTTGG CAAGATCGGCTTACTTGTGCTTCTTTTCTTGAAGGGGTTTTGCGATAAT GTTTTCAAAAG TTTCGATGATATAATCATCAATCCAGATTATGCTAGTGATCAGCCAAACATGTCTGTAAACAGCAGATCCATCTTCGGAGGAGGTTCAGCAGATAAG TCACAAAGAGGAATTCCCGAGGAGAGGATGACTGTGAGCAGCTTGACTCCCAACAGTAGCACACCAACACTGCAGACATCAG GTCATATCCTGTCTCCACTACCAACGTTTGTCTCTAATCCAGCTTCACAAAGTTCTCCCTCACATACAACACAGGATTTGCCCCAATTCACAAACCAAAATCAACCGTTGAAACAACAGATCTTTGAACACACAGCTGTCCAACAGCCACCAACACATCCCTCAATGACTCAATCAACCATCATGTTTGGTCAGCAAAAGACCAATCAACAAATGGCATCAGATCATCTTCGTCCATGTCCAAGGCCAGTGTCAACTATCAAAAAGATCCATCTACAAAACCTGCAGACACCGATGCAACAAATTAGTAATACAAGTCAGGTGCAGAAACGACAGAAGCAGATGGTTGTTCATCCATTGCAGAACTTCCAGCAGAACCAGAATCAAACACAACAGCCTGCAGTGATGACACCACATATTCTGATGCCAGAAGGTGGTCAGCATAGGGTTCATGGATTGTTGATTGGATCAGAAGGGCAAAAGAAACCACAAGGACATATTTCTACTGCCTTGCCAG CTACGGCCGGATTTTCACATCCAAATGAATTTTCTACAAATGAAAATTGGCGAGAGTGTGCTTTCCGACAg CTTTCAGAGATGAAAGAGAAATATATAAATGACTTACTAAGTATGCATAAGAGGGCAGTGCATTTATGCTCTCAG GAAACAAACGTCGAGATAGCAACAAAGTATGGACACGCAAAAGTGTTTCTGGAAAAGATGATCAATTTCTTGAATATCGCTACAATTGATAAGATTCCAAAGAATAGGGAGAGAGTTTACAACTACATGAATTTCATCATCAACTACTTGACCTCTTTTAGGATCAAGAACGGCGGTTCTTCTCCGATCTTTGACCAGATGATCAATCAGGCACCTGAAGATCATAGCCAGTCGAAAGGATCATATCTCCAGCCCAGTGGAGGAGACATGAGGTTGCCTTACAATCTGCAAGAAAATCTTAATCATGGGGTGATAAACCTAGAGCAGAACATATTAAACTTTAATCAGCAACGACTTCATCAGCCAGTTGATATCCAAAAAGGCAATGGTGACATGAGGTTGCAAAACATGCCCCCACCAAATTCTTCTCAGGGGATTAACCTTGCTACTCGAGAAGCTGAAATGATGAAATTTAATCAGTATTTCCCTTCAAGAAGGCCAGAAGGGAGAATTACAAGTACACTAATTAGTAATGATTCGTATCAAATGGGTTCTGTGAATCCGTTACTTACCGGATCATTCAAAAGTACACAGCCAACTGTTTTAGGTACAACACAAAGGTCAAACTTGGGACCAAGGCCCAGCAGTGTTAACGTTTCAACTTCTTCTATGAGTTTGTTAAGAGCAGCAACTGCAGCCAACTTTCCATCTCGACAGGTTAACCACCAACCCTCACTGGTCAATCAAAGTTTCAACTCAGAAAAAATGAAACAACCTATGCAGAAATCGAATCATGAGATGATCACTGGGTCAAACCAGGGTCAAGTGTTGTCTCCTTTGGCTGCCCTGTTGCAGAACCAGTTTCCTTCACAGCCAGCTCCGAACCCAATAATACTTCAGCCATCAGGACAGCATTCAGTTTCATCTTGGCAGGTTAATGCAAACAATGTGTTGTCACCACAGTCAATAGCTTGTTCACCATTTTTACTTGGTTCTTCATCAGCTCCTTCACGTCGTGAGAAACACCACTCTTCTTCTGGTCCAGCCTCTGTGTCAAACACAGAGGGTCAAAGACAAGAAATACCAATCATAGCCGGAATGTTTAAAAATCAGAAAACCATGAACAACAAAGTTTCAGATATGGATCATCCGAAAACACCAACAGCCTCACCACCCATGGACACCACCCCATGCACAGAAAAAGCCGCAGTATCAGAAGATTCGAAAGATCCGGTAGTTCATTTAACGGAAACA GTAGAATCGTTACCATCAAAAACTGTAGGTTCTTCAATGAATGATATCACCATAGTCGAGCAGGATCACCATAGCGTACCTGCTTATCCAGAACCTGCAAAACCTGTTGGTGGAAATACAGAGCCTATATTTGATGAAGAACTTGTAAATCTTGATCATCTTAATATTGGTGAAGAAACGGCCTTTCTTTTCGCACCTGAAAACGTGCCACAACAAAAAGTGAAACGTAAATTCACATCAGCAAGTCATTCTTCACAAGATTTCGGGGATTTTGATAGCATTGATCAGTTTTTTTCTGAGGAATGGGACAGTGATTCAACTGTGCCATCAATGAAGAAGAAGTCCAAGATTGAG TGCACAAACCTGGCAATATCGGAAGAGATCAAAGAGATTAACAAGAAGCTACTTGAGACATCCTCAGAGATGGTGGCTAATTACCCTGTTGAAGATAGTAATAGCATACTTGAAGGGCATGAAGGAATCAAAGTCACCCTCGTATACAGGAATGTGTGTATCCCTGATCTATTCCGTAACCAGGCAGGGGTTACATCTAAAATG AGGCCTGAGTTTCGCATTAAGCTACTTGTTCCGCTTAATTATCCAGCTTCTTCACCTACGATCTTAAAGGGAAGCCATGATAATGTCTCGAG CGAACCATGGCCGCAATTGTATGAGGAAATGGTGTCTAAATTCCATTGCGCGATTCGTGAGCTTCCTGAGCCAATGTCTCTTGGTGACATGGCACGAAAATGGGATGCATGTGCTCGATCTGTAATCACCGACTTTGTGCAAGGAATAGGTGGAAAGAGCTTCAGCATAAAGTATGGAAGCTGGGAGAGTTCTTCTGTTTCCAAGTAG